The nucleotide sequence CGGTGCAGTTCCCAGCACTCCGGGCGGATGGAAACCGTGACCTCGGCCCCCACCGCCGGCGGCTTGGCCGGATCGCCGAAGATGCCGTCAAATTTGCCCACCTCGGTCTCCACGGTCACAAAGCCCGCCGCGATGCCCAGCACCTTGCCGGGCAGGAAATCCGTCTCCCCGATGAAATGGGCCACGGTCTTCCGCGTGGGTCGCTTGTAGACGTCGCGCGGCGTGCCCACCTGCAGGATATGGCCGCTCTCCAGGATCGCCATGCGGTCGGCGATCGAAAGCGCCTCCTTCTGGTCATGCGTCACGTAGACGGTCGTGAGCTTGAATTCCTTGCACACGCGCCGGATCTCCGTGCGCATCTCGAGCCGCAGCTTCGCGTCAAGGTTGGACAGCGGCTCGTCGAGCAACAGACAGCGCGGCCGGATGACCAGCGCGCGGGCCAGGGCGATGCGTTGCTGCTGGCCGCCGGAAAGCTGGTTGGGTTTGCGCTCGGCGTATTTCTCCATGCGCACGGATTCCAGCGCCTCGCCCACGCGCCGCTTGATCTCGTCGGCCGACACCTTGCGCTCCTCCAGTCCGAAGGCGACGTTCTCCGCGACGCTCATGTGCGGCCACAGCGCATAGCTCTGGAACATCATGCCGGTGTTCCGCTTGTGCGGTGCCAGCCGGGTTACGTCCTCGTCCCCGAACAGGATCTGACCCTTCTCCGGGATGTAGAACCCGGCCAGGCTGCGCAGGAGCGTTGTCTTGCCGCACCCGCTGGGCCCAAGGAGGAAAAACAGCTCCCCGGGGTTGATGGTCAGGTCGAGCCCGTGGAGCGCGACCACGCTGCCGAACTGCTTGGTGAGTTGCTTGACCTGGATGGAAATCATGAGGTGCTCGCGCTTCCCGAGGCAACCCACGCCCCCGGCCAAGTCAAAGCGATTAACCCGCCGCCACTTGGATCCCCCCCGGCACCACGGCATCGGCCCCTGATCCCTGGTCCTTGAAACTTGTTACATGACCCCCGGCACTTGGCACTTGGCACTTGTTCCCCGGTACTTTGATGTACCTCCATGCCCTCCCTGAAAGGCCCGCCCGAGCTCAAGCACCTCGATCACGTCCTCGTCACCCCGCTGGCGATCAAGCGCCGCATCGCCGGCCTGGGGGAACAGTTGAATGCGGACTACGCCAAGAAGGACCTGATGGTGATCGCCATCGTCAACGGCGCCCTGATCTTCACCGCCGACCTCCTCCGCCAGATGCGCAGCCCCCTGCGCCTCGACTGCCTCCGCGCCTCCAGCTACCACGACGGCACCAAGGCCGTCGGCGAGCCCCGCATCGTGGACTCGATGAAACTCGACGTGCGCGGCCACAACGTGCTCCTCGTCGACGACATCCTCGACACCGGCAAGACCCTCGCCGCCGTCGCCGGCATGATCAAGGACAAGGGCGCCCTCTCCGTGAAGACCTGCGTCCTCCTCGACAAGAAAGCCCGCCGCGCCGTGCCCTTCGAGGCCGACTACGTGGGTTTCGAGATCCCCAACGAGTTCGTCGTCGGCTACGGCCTCGATTTCAACGAGCGCTACCGCAACCTCCCCTGCATCGGCGTCCTGAAACCCAAGTACTACGCCGGCCTGGTCTGATTGGAGGGCCCGCGTCCCTGCGGGACGCATGGCGGCGGCGGGTTTCGCCCGTGAGCACCGGCGTGGCCCCTGCTGCACGGTTCGCCTGCGTAAAAGTGGCGGAGAGAGAGGGATTCGAACCCTCGATAGAGTTTCCCCTATGCAGCTTTAGCAAAGCTGTGCCTTCAGCCACTCGGCCATCTCTCCGAAACTGAACCGGCAGGCAATCGGGCGGGCGCGGCGAGTGCAAGGGCTTTTTCCCAAGGGCAGGAATACCCTTTCGCCCCGGATTGCACCGCTATCCCGGGCTGGTCAGCGCCGGATGGGATAGCGCCCCTTGGCGCAGATTGGCGGTAAACCGGATTGGTCTGATTTTATCCGTGTTAATCCGTGCCCATCTGTGGTTAAAAAATCCGTGGCTGCCCCCCTCCTGCTCGATTTCGCCCACCTCACCGTCCCGCGCGGCGACCGCTACATCCTGCGCGACTTCTCGCTCCAGATCCGCCGCGGCGAGCACGTCGCCCTCCTCGGCCCCAACGGCTCCGGCAAGTCCACCCTCGTCAAGGCCATCACCCGCGAGATCTACCCGGTCGACCGCCCGGGCCTCCGCTTCCAGCTCCTGGGCCAGGACGACTGGGACGTGAACGACCTGCGCGGCCACTTCGGCATCGTCGCCCTCGACCAGCTGCACAACCTCTCGCACGAGGTCACCCTCCGGCGCGTCACCGCCCGCGAACTCGTCCTCTCAGGCTACTTCAACAGCCTTGGTCTCTGGCCGCACCACCGGGTGAAGCCGGCCCAGGAAAAACACGCCCGCGCGATCCTGCGCTTCCTCGAGATCAGCCACCTCGCTCACCGGCCCGTCTCCGAGATGTCCTCCGGCGAGCAACGCCGCGCCATGATCGGCCGCGCCCTCGTGCACGATCCCGGGGCCCTCGTTCTCGACGAGCCCACCAACAGCCTCGACCCGGGCGCCGTGCGCGAATTCCGCGACCTGCTCCGCCGCCTCGCCCGCGCCGATCGCACGCTCCTGCTCGTGACGCACCACATCGCCGACGTCATCCCCGAGATCGATCGCGTGATCCTCCTGCAGGACGGCCGCATCGTCGGCGACGGCCCCAAGGCGCAGCTGCTGACCTCGGCCCGCCTCTCGCGGCTGTTCGGAGCGAAGCTGCAGGTCGTGCGGAAGGGCCGGAGTTACGACGTGACCTGATAGCAGGGCGGGGTCTCCGCCTGCGACCGCCATAGCCTTGGCGACGGCTGAACCCCGCCTCGAGCGTGGCATGACCTTCGAACGAAGGCGGGATTCGGTGATCCCGCCCTACAAAGACAAAGCCCGCGCTTGCGCGCGGGCTTTGGTGGTTTGCTTGGTCAGGCCTGAATTGGCTTAGTAACGGTAATGCTCGGGCTTGTACGGGCCCTCGACCGGGACGCCGAGG is from Lacunisphaera limnophila and encodes:
- a CDS encoding ABC transporter ATP-binding protein, translated to MISIQVKQLTKQFGSVVALHGLDLTINPGELFFLLGPSGCGKTTLLRSLAGFYIPEKGQILFGDEDVTRLAPHKRNTGMMFQSYALWPHMSVAENVAFGLEERKVSADEIKRRVGEALESVRMEKYAERKPNQLSGGQQQRIALARALVIRPRCLLLDEPLSNLDAKLRLEMRTEIRRVCKEFKLTTVYVTHDQKEALSIADRMAILESGHILQVGTPRDVYKRPTRKTVAHFIGETDFLPGKVLGIAAGFVTVETEVGKFDGIFGDPAKPPAVGAEVTVSIRPECWELHRNAEARNVVRGRIGDSVYLGEVAQYDFVTTNGTKLKIFERNPRFVDGSSRGELYATVEPEDVVVLTE
- the hpt gene encoding hypoxanthine phosphoribosyltransferase, which produces MPSLKGPPELKHLDHVLVTPLAIKRRIAGLGEQLNADYAKKDLMVIAIVNGALIFTADLLRQMRSPLRLDCLRASSYHDGTKAVGEPRIVDSMKLDVRGHNVLLVDDILDTGKTLAAVAGMIKDKGALSVKTCVLLDKKARRAVPFEADYVGFEIPNEFVVGYGLDFNERYRNLPCIGVLKPKYYAGLV
- a CDS encoding ABC transporter ATP-binding protein — its product is MAAPLLLDFAHLTVPRGDRYILRDFSLQIRRGEHVALLGPNGSGKSTLVKAITREIYPVDRPGLRFQLLGQDDWDVNDLRGHFGIVALDQLHNLSHEVTLRRVTARELVLSGYFNSLGLWPHHRVKPAQEKHARAILRFLEISHLAHRPVSEMSSGEQRRAMIGRALVHDPGALVLDEPTNSLDPGAVREFRDLLRRLARADRTLLLVTHHIADVIPEIDRVILLQDGRIVGDGPKAQLLTSARLSRLFGAKLQVVRKGRSYDVT